In the Limanda limanda chromosome 1, fLimLim1.1, whole genome shotgun sequence genome, one interval contains:
- the LOC133013627 gene encoding uncharacterized protein LOC133013627 — protein sequence MDRIDRCRKADLYAIAAHFEFPVQGTLLKARLKECVVDMLVGKEVLGVNAASPCSDDREDMQAGAEAKPPATLPRFNPLSPTLLMSSQDARLKVRLARLQMEAERGERQAEREHHLEIRRIEAEKEVKLRRLELEAASAARSPQTTLSSPLASSFCTLDVTKQMALVPQFRESEIDSYFGVFERIAVSMQWPKEVWPLLLQCKLTGKAQEVLASISLADSLDYEIVKTTVLRAYELVPEAYRQKFRSCKKSPDRTFMEFAREKATLFDRWCTATKTTDFSSLRELVLLEEFKNSVSERIVTYLNEQKVVSMSQAAVLADEFVLTHKPAHSFSTSPTTQFRRSVSLPLRSREERECYYCHEFGHLIADCQLRMRNHPPPVQQQKGVGLISTVSRSVAVMPNVCISDLPDPSYKPFILSGLVSLTGDPKEQQKVQILRDTGAAQSFILSDAVPLSGDSFCGSSVLVQGIEMGFVPVPLHLIHLKCDLVSGIFKVGVCHNLPVKGVQFIMGNDIAGGRVLPMLEVLDCPEANAEDELAERFPGIFPVGAVTRAQSRPLSNVVDLSDSFLVPVGDVNEVTGSTSVPPPQPDKNSAVESAGLSLDPLPLPITRDKLVAMQKIDSTLEQCYGKAVTPGGDIDGKVGYFLDNALLMRKWTSSLDSERDWSVIYQIVVPVAYRQDILSLAHSHVWSGHLGITKTYDRILRHFFWPGLKRDVAAFCRTCHTCQVTGKPNQVIPPAPLCPIPALGEPFEHVLVDCVGPLPKSKTGNQFLLTIMCVATRYPEAIPLRKITAQAVVKALVKFFSTFGLPKVVQTDQGSNFLSNLFEQVLTSLSITHRVSSAYHPESQGALERWHQTLKSILRKYCLETGRDWDEGVPFALFAVREIVQESLGFSPADLVFGHTVRGPLRVLKDQLISGSASSQNVLTYVSRFRERLHSACALAREALSASQKRMKRHFDEKAVPRSLQTGDQVLVLLPIPGSSLSARFSGPYCVGRKLSDTDYVIQTPDRRRKTRVCHVNMLKLYHAKVTPPEDSVEGSTGPTVKSAVPAVLVPGSYQVPEGDEDGLELRSAPQQTPRLLNSRMLSSLDSHLAYLDEERRADMVALIRGFPCLFGDVPSLTNVLKHDIDVGGAAPIKQHPYRINATKRLIMSQEVSYLVENSLASSSSSPWSSPCLLVPKPDGTFRFCTDYRKVNAVTVPDSYPLPRIDDCVDTIGSARYVTKLDLLKGYWQVPLTARASEISAFVTPDKFQQYSVMAFGMRNAPATFQRLVNIVLADVPHCAAYLDDVVVYSSDWAAHVDTLTTVFQRLARASLTLNLAKCEFGRATVTYLGKQVGGGEVRPVEAKVTAITAFPVPITRRELRRFLGMAGYYRGFCRNFSSVVAPLTSLLSPLVPFAWSPDCQHAFVSVKTLLCSTPVLVAPDFEKPFKMEVDACNVGAGAVLIQEDSNGLDHPVCYFSRKFNECQTRYSTIEQEALALLMALQFFEVYLGSSSRPIVVYTDHNPLVFLHRMYNQNQRLMRWALIVQGYNLVIRHKKGSENMCADALSRV from the coding sequence ATGGATCGAATTGACAGATGCCGGAAGGCTGATTTATATGCCATAGCGGCTCATTTTGAGTTTCCAGTTCAGGGGACCCTGCTCAAAGCGAGACTTAAGGAGTGTGTCGTGGATATGCTGGTGGGCAAGGAGGTGCTTGGTGTGAATGCGGCTTCTCCTTGTAGTGATGATAGGGAGGACATGCAGGCTGGGGCAGAGGCTAAGCCACCCGCTACCTTACCACGCTTTAATCCGTTGTCACCTACTTTATTAATGTCGTCTCAGGACGCCCGTCTGAAAGTAAGGTTGGCCCGCTTGCAAATGGAGGCTGAGCGTGGAGAGAGGCAAGCTGAGCGTGAGCACCATCTGGAGATCCGACGGattgaggcagagaaggaggtgaaactACGGAGGTTGGAATTGGAGGCTGCAAGTGCAGCACGTTCACCCCAAACcaccctctcttctccactAGCTAGCTCATTTTGCACATTGGATGTGACTAAACAAATGGCGTTGGTTCCGCAGTTCCGGGAATCGGAAATCGATTCTTATTTTGGTGTGTTTGAACGCATCGCAGTTTCTATGCAGTGGCCTAAAGAGGTGTGGCCCCTCTTGCTTCAGTGTAAACTAACTGGTAAAGCTCAGGAGGTGTTGGCGTCCATTTCGTTGGCGGACAGTCTAGATTACGAAATTGTTAAAACCACTGTTCTTCGTGCGTATGAGTTAGTACCTGAGGCATATAGACAAAAATTTAGGAGTTGCAAAAAGTCTCCTGATCGTACTTTCATGGAGTTTGCTCGAGAGAAGGCCACCTTGTTTGATCGGTGGTGCACCGCCACTAAAACTAcagatttttcctctcttcGAGAATTAGTCCTGCTGGAGGAATTCAAGAATAGTGTATCAGAACGTATAGTAACATACTTGAATGAGCAAAAAGTGGTGTCAATGTCCCAGGCAGCTGTATTAGCGGACGAGTTTGTACTCACCCACAAGCCCGCTCATTCGTTCTCTACCTCTCCAACCACTCAGTTTCGCAGGTCAGTTTCGCTACCTTTACGTTCTAGGGAGGAACGGGagtgttattattgtcatgAATTTGGCCATTTAATTGCTGACTGTCAGCTTCGTATGAGAAATCATCCACCGCCCGTTCAACAACAAAAGGGGGTTGGGTTGATAAGTACAGTTTCTCGCTCTGTGGCAGTTATGCCGAATGTGTGCATTTCTGACCTTCCTGACCCCAGCTACAAACCATTCATTTTGAGTGGTCTTGTGTCACTGACCGGTGATCCAAAGGAACAGCAAAAGGTTCAGATTCTCCGTGACACTGGGGCGGCCCAGTCGTTTATCCTCTCTGATGCAGTGCCATTGTCAGGTGATTCATTCTGTGGTTCCAGTGTTTTGGTTCAGGGCATAGAGATGGGATTTGTGCCAGTCCCCTTGCAcctgatacatttaaaatgtgatttagtcAGTGGAATTTTCAAAGTCGGGGTATGTCATAACCTGCCGGTAAAAGGCGTTCAGTTTATCATGGGCAATGATATTGCTGGAGGCAGAGTGCTGCCTATGTTGGAGGTATTGGACTGTCCCGAAGCTAACGCTGAGGATGAGTTAGCCGAGAGATTCCCTGGGATTTTTCCGGTGGGGGCTGTTACACGGGCGCAGTCCCGACCATTGAGTAATGTGGTTGACCTGTCTGACTCCTTTCTTGTCCCAGTGGGGGACGTAAATGAGGTTACTGGTTCTACCTCTGTGCCCCCTCCACAGCCTGATAAGAACAGTGCCGTTGAGAGTGCTGGCCTTAGTCTCGACCCATTGCCTCTACCGATAACTCGTGATAAGCTGGTTGCTATGCAAAAGATAGATTCTACACTGGAGCAGTGTTATGGGAAGGCTGTTACTCCGGGTGGGGATATCGACGGTAAGGTGGGTTACTTCCTAGATAATGCTCTTCTCATGCGTAAGTGGACTTCATCTCTTGATTCAGAACGTGACTGGAGTGTGATCTATCAGATTGTAGTGCCTGTTGCATATCGACAGGATATTCTATCACTTGCTCATAGTCACGTATGGTCTGGTCATTTAGGTATCACGAAAACCTATGACAGGATTCTAAGGCACTTCTTTTGGCCTGGACTGAAACGTGATGTAGCTGCATTCTGTCGTACTTGTCATACCTGTCAGGTCACAGGAAAACCAAACCAGGTTATTCCACCCGCTCCTCTCTGTCCGATACCCGCGTTAGGTGAGCCTTTTGAGCACGTGTTAGTTGATTGTGTTGGCCCATTGCCTAAGTCTAAGACTGGTAACCAGTTTTTATTGACGATTATGTGTGTTGCTACACGGTATCCTGAGGCTATTCCCCTTCGGAAAATCACTGCTCAGGCAGTGGTCAAGGCTTTGGTTAAGTTTTTCTCGACGTTTGGGCTCCCGAAAGTGGTGCAAACTGATCAAGGAAGTAATTTCCTTTCTAACCTTTTTGAGCAGGTGCTGACATCTTTGTCTATTACACACAGAGTTTCCAGTGCCTACCACCCTGAGTCTCAGGGTGCTCTCGAACGTTGGCACCAAACGCTTAAATCCATACTGCGAAAGTACTGTCTCGAGACCGGGAGAGACTGGGATGAGGGTGTTCCTTTTGCCTTGTTTGCGGTTCGTGAGATCGTTCAGGAGTCCTTAGGGTTTAGTCCGGCTGACCTTGTTTTTGGACATACGGTACGCGGCCCTCTCAGAGTTCTGAAAGACCAGCTTATCTCGGGTAGTGCTTCTTCTCAAAATGTGTTAACTTATGTGAGCCGGTTCCGTGAACGGTTGCACAGTGCCTGTGCCCTCGCTAGGGAAGCTCTGTCCGCCTCACAGAAGCGGATGAAGCGTCACTTTGATGAGAAGGCTGTCCCACGTTCACTGCAGACGGGTGACCAGGTTCTAGTTCTGCTTCCCATTCCCggatcctccctctctgcccgtTTCTCCGGTCCTTATTGTGTGGGACGGAAGTTGAGTGACACAGATTATGTTATACAGACCCCAGATCGGAGGCGCAAGACAAGAGTTTGCCATGTTAACATGCTTAAGTTGTATCATGCAAAAGTTACTCCTCCTGAGGACTCCGTAGAAGGGTCTACGGGTCCCACAGTCAAGTCTGCCGTTCCAGCTGTATTGGTTCCAGGCTCCTACCAGGTTCCTGAGGGTGACGAGGATGGATTGGAGTTGCGGAGTGCTCCTCAACAGACCCCTCGGTTGTTGAACTCTCGGATGCTGTCATCTCTGGACTCGCATCTGGCCTATCTGGATGAGGAACGTAGGGCTGACATGGTAGCCCTAATACGTGGGTTCCCTTGTCTGTTCGGTGATGTTCCTTCCCTGACCAACGTTTTGAAGCATGATATAGATGTGGGAGGTGCAGCACCTATCAAGCAGCATCCATACCGCATTAACGCTACGAAAAGGTTGATCATGTCGCAGGAGGTGTCTTATTTAGTAGAGAATAGTCTGGCGTCTTCGAGCTCTAGTCCTTGGAGTTCACCATGCCTCTTGGTACCCAAGCCTGATGGCACGTTCCGTTTCTGTACGGATTATAGGAAGGTGAACGCAGTCACGGTTCCTGACTCGTACCCGTTGCCGCGTATTGATGATTGTGTGGACACCATTGGGTCTGCCCGGTATGTGACAAAGCTGGAtctgttaaagggatattggcAAGTCCCACTTACTGCTCGTGCTTCGGAGATCTCCGCATTTGTCACTCCAGACAAGTTTCAGCAGTACTCAGTGATGGCGTTTGGGATGCGGAATGCACCTGCCACTTTCCAGCGCTTAGTGAATATTGTTTTAGCTGACGTCCCACACTGTGCTGCTTACCTCGATGATGTAGTTGTGTATTCGTCTGATTGGGCTGCTCATGTAGATACCTTGACAACAGTGTTCCAGCGTTTGGCGAGGGCTTCCTTGACGCTGAATTTGGCAAAATGTGAGTTTGGTAGGGCTACCGTTACTTACCTTGGTAAACAGGTTGGGGGTGGTGAGGTGCGCCCCGTGGAGGCTAAGGTGACTGCTATCACTGCCTTCCCAGTGCCCATCACCCGGCGTGAGCTGCGCCGCTTCTTGGGTATGGCTGGGTATTATCGTGGGTTCTGTAGgaatttttcctctgttgtcgCCCCTCTGACTAGTCTGCTGAGCCCCTTGGTCCCGTTTGCGTGGTCTCCAGATTGCCAACacgcttttgtttctgttaagaCTCTGCTATGTAGTACCCCTGTTCTGGTGGCTCCTGACTTTGAGAAGCCATTCAAGATGGAGGTAGACGCATGCAATGTAGGTGCCGGTGCCGTTCTTATCCAGGAGGATTCCAACGGGCTGGACCATCCGGTCTGCTACTTCTCACGGAAGTTCAATGAGTGCCAGACACGGTACTCTACTATTGAGCAGGAAGCTCTGGCTTTGCTGATGGCACTCCAGTTTTTTGAAGTTTATTTGGGATCGAGTTCTAGGCCAATTGTGGTCTACACGGATCACAATCCGCTGGTTTTTCTCCACCGGATGTATAATCAGAACCAGCGCCTCATGCGGTGGGCGCTGATTGTGCAGGGGTACAACCTGGTGATTCGTCACAAGAAGGGCTCCGAGAATATGTGTGCGGATGCCCTTTCTCGTGTGTGA